The genomic interval CACAGCATCGCTGATTTCCGTGCCAGTCGGTCCGTCGAGCGTGCATTTACTGCTGTCAGGGCTTATGGGCATCATGCTTGGCAGTGCCATTTTCCCCGCCGTCGGGGTTGCCCTTATTTTGCAGGCATTGCTGTTTGGCTTTGGTGGTCTGACGACATTGGGCGTCAACACCGTCAATATCGCCTTGCCCGGCTTTATCCTTGCGATGGCAATCGGCCCGCTCATCCGCTCATCACACTCCAACGCCATGCGAACGGGTCTGTCTGCGCTTATCGGGGCCTTGTCTGTGCTCGGAACAGGGGGGCTTGTGGCGCTCTCACTGGCACTCTCGGCTCCGGAATATACCCCAGTCGCCAGCGTCTTGTTGGCCACCTACCTGCCGCTGGCCTTGGCTGAAGCCTTTATCACAGCCGCTGTGGTTGGCTTTCTCTCGCGGGTGCAGCCCGATGCATTGGGAAACACCACCGGAGCAACAGCCTCATG from uncultured Cohaesibacter sp. carries:
- the cbiM gene encoding cobalt transporter CbiM — encoded protein: MAHIPDGILSAPVLIGGAAFALGGVTLGLRSLSDRAIPRAAILSAAFFTASLISVPVGPSSVHLLLSGLMGIMLGSAIFPAVGVALILQALLFGFGGLTTLGVNTVNIALPGFILAMAIGPLIRSSHSNAMRTGLSALIGALSVLGTGGLVALSLALSAPEYTPVASVLLATYLPLALAEAFITAAVVGFLSRVQPDALGNTTGATAS